The following coding sequences are from one Halorubrum sp. BOL3-1 window:
- a CDS encoding ATP-binding protein: MTVNSENFPYYLSNPGIDRETGDVEDGEPAVFRHALVAGSTGKGKTHFTKNVLRQFVSEKRYPIRHHDTGEKEQRRLNLVIIDPENEYWEMREDNDAVVNDDAIQRELRRHNVKHGGVDDLNVFVPQVAGTNAPSTMESRELSIPFEVVRGRPEMLMPYTPTEVTRGAIEDCINAYFSCFDSQGGYPDRSVDRPKYVDFLEFLDEHDYDESRLREENNIAGGTWSAVNRRVDRDTFRQVFDQGTAFLPDVSDTVFREGQVTVIPTSHLNGGKESLTVLSILSYIIENKIDDYQVDPAVRDTPMLVAVDEAHNYLASASSLREEYILRRARVAVKQGRKYKLGLCLITQNPDDVDDDVIKQINTNIFLGLKAEVVDDVPSIPSDFKKDLPNFGKGQAVVKAPDVEAVEVKGLPYCVTRHGN, encoded by the coding sequence ATGACGGTGAACAGCGAGAACTTCCCATACTACCTCAGTAACCCCGGAATCGATCGGGAGACGGGAGACGTTGAAGACGGTGAGCCCGCCGTGTTCAGACACGCTCTCGTTGCGGGCTCGACCGGGAAGGGGAAAACCCACTTCACGAAGAACGTGTTGCGGCAGTTTGTCTCTGAGAAGCGCTATCCAATTCGCCACCACGATACAGGCGAAAAAGAACAGCGACGGCTCAATCTCGTTATCATCGACCCCGAAAACGAGTACTGGGAGATGCGTGAGGACAACGACGCCGTCGTGAACGATGACGCGATACAGCGGGAACTCCGCCGACACAACGTCAAACACGGGGGCGTCGACGACCTCAATGTGTTCGTCCCGCAGGTTGCCGGCACGAATGCCCCCTCGACGATGGAGAGTCGTGAGCTCTCGATCCCCTTCGAGGTCGTCCGTGGCCGGCCGGAAATGCTGATGCCGTACACGCCGACTGAGGTCACGCGCGGCGCAATCGAAGACTGTATCAACGCGTACTTTTCGTGCTTCGATTCGCAGGGTGGCTACCCGGACCGCTCTGTAGACCGCCCGAAATACGTTGATTTCCTCGAGTTCCTCGACGAGCACGATTACGATGAGAGCCGGCTACGCGAGGAGAACAACATTGCCGGCGGAACGTGGAGTGCAGTGAACCGGCGCGTCGACCGTGACACGTTCCGGCAGGTGTTCGACCAAGGAACCGCGTTCCTCCCGGACGTCTCCGATACCGTGTTCCGCGAAGGGCAGGTGACGGTGATCCCGACGAGTCACCTCAACGGTGGGAAAGAGAGTCTCACGGTCTTGTCGATCCTCTCGTACATCATCGAGAACAAAATCGACGATTATCAGGTGGATCCGGCGGTTCGTGACACGCCGATGCTCGTCGCGGTTGACGAAGCGCACAACTACCTGGCGAGTGCGAGCAGCCTCCGCGAAGAGTATATTCTCCGACGGGCGCGTGTCGCCGTCAAGCAGGGTCGAAAATACAAGCTCGGACTATGTCTCATTACACAGAATCCGGATGACGTCGATGACGACGTGATCAAGCAAATCAATACGAACATCTTCCTCGGCCTGAAGGCGGAGGTCGTCGATGACGTGCCGTCAATCCCTTCCGATTTCAAGAAGGATCTTCCGAACTTCGGCAAGGGACAAGCCGTCGTGAAAGCTCCGGACGTCGAAGCCGTTGAAGTGAAAGGGCTCCCGTACTGTGTTACCCGACACGGCAACTGA
- a CDS encoding ribbon-helix-helix protein, CopG family produces the protein MAIDRVTVSLDKDAKEALDDLTERTGHGQSELLRRALMFYAANYQAATTDAGTKLGDYHKMLSGGEHVLLDVDFLHCFLDYVSDSGDEPDPEFLAKADQVSEYHAHEYDGEFETLDELLEWLSLCGFLSVRRSDDDRYHVVFPSDQIRWFMTRFIERSAANLPFDLVIEEGLTKVLITETRPDD, from the coding sequence ATGGCGATTGACCGTGTGACGGTGTCACTTGATAAGGACGCGAAAGAGGCGCTTGACGATCTCACTGAACGGACGGGCCACGGGCAAAGCGAGTTGTTGCGTCGTGCGTTGATGTTCTACGCGGCTAATTACCAAGCTGCAACGACTGACGCGGGGACGAAGCTCGGAGATTATCACAAAATGCTGTCGGGCGGTGAACACGTGCTTCTCGACGTCGATTTCCTCCACTGCTTCCTCGATTACGTGTCTGACAGCGGCGATGAACCCGATCCTGAGTTCTTAGCGAAAGCGGATCAGGTCTCCGAGTATCACGCTCACGAGTACGACGGCGAATTTGAAACACTCGATGAGCTTCTGGAGTGGCTCTCGCTGTGCGGGTTTTTGAGCGTCCGCCGGAGTGATGACGACCGGTATCACGTCGTGTTCCCGTCTGACCAGATCCGGTGGTTTATGACTCGGTTTATCGAGCGGAGCGCGGCGAATCTCCCCTTCGATCTCGTTATCGAGGAGGGGCTCACGAAGGTGCTGATAACTGAGACGAGACCGGACGATTGA
- a CDS encoding ABC transporter substrate-binding protein: MSNDNTFTERLKRRRFVRLSGATGVAALAGCSSQEDLQGDGGDGGDESSDGSDGSDSDDGSDSDDGEDGGSGDSDPIGVGVVIPFSGDLSDFGEPMLNGLEMAQEDINAAGGPLGREIELFDEDSETNSTAGVNAANSLVNTQGVSGLIGAVSSGVTISIAQSVTISEEILHITSASSSPTISTLDDNDLVFRTRTNDRFVAQVMAQIIEDEGADSAAVLYINNDFGAALAETFEETFSGTTTATVGYESGQSSYQQALSELYADGPEFVAYAGYPESGTTILNQWNEEGYGGNWVLHTSLLSQDFLSNVGADILNDMYGVRTLPPTGDATSSFEGDYADAYPDADLFSPYSWNSYDALVSYALAVHHAGTTDPNTVKESMRPVSNPDGEGVSYGAVGDGFGLIDDGTAIDYSGPSGQVNYDDNGDVASDMVIVQVEDGEFVDQETIPASDLI, from the coding sequence ATGTCGAATGATAACACGTTTACGGAGCGGCTCAAACGGCGTCGGTTCGTTCGTCTGAGCGGAGCTACCGGAGTTGCCGCCCTAGCGGGGTGTAGCAGTCAGGAAGACCTCCAGGGCGACGGTGGTGACGGCGGCGACGAGTCCTCCGACGGGTCCGACGGGTCTGACTCGGACGACGGGTCCGACTCGGACGACGGCGAGGACGGTGGGTCGGGCGACAGCGACCCGATCGGTGTCGGTGTCGTGATCCCGTTCAGTGGTGACCTGAGTGACTTCGGGGAACCGATGCTGAACGGCCTCGAAATGGCGCAAGAAGACATCAACGCCGCCGGTGGGCCGCTCGGAAGAGAGATCGAACTGTTCGACGAGGACTCGGAAACCAATTCGACTGCGGGGGTCAACGCGGCAAACTCCCTCGTGAACACGCAGGGCGTCTCGGGGCTGATCGGGGCGGTTTCGAGCGGCGTGACGATCAGTATCGCCCAGTCGGTGACGATTTCGGAAGAGATCCTACACATCACGTCCGCGTCGTCGTCGCCGACGATCAGCACGCTGGACGATAACGATCTCGTGTTCCGGACGCGGACGAACGACCGGTTCGTCGCGCAGGTCATGGCGCAGATCATCGAGGACGAAGGCGCCGACTCCGCGGCCGTCCTATACATTAACAACGACTTCGGAGCCGCTCTCGCCGAGACGTTCGAGGAAACGTTCAGCGGGACGACGACGGCCACCGTCGGGTACGAGTCCGGCCAGTCCTCGTACCAGCAGGCGCTGTCCGAACTGTACGCCGACGGTCCGGAGTTCGTCGCGTACGCCGGGTACCCGGAGAGCGGGACCACGATTCTAAACCAGTGGAACGAGGAAGGGTACGGCGGCAACTGGGTGCTCCACACGAGCCTCCTCTCGCAGGACTTCCTCAGTAACGTCGGTGCGGATATCCTCAACGATATGTACGGTGTGCGGACGCTCCCGCCGACCGGTGACGCGACGAGCAGTTTCGAGGGGGATTACGCCGACGCGTATCCGGACGCCGACCTGTTCTCGCCGTACTCGTGGAACTCGTACGACGCGCTCGTCTCCTACGCGCTCGCGGTTCATCACGCCGGGACGACCGATCCCAACACGGTCAAGGAAAGCATGCGACCGGTCTCGAATCCCGACGGCGAGGGCGTGAGTTACGGAGCAGTGGGCGACGGGTTCGGTCTTATCGATGACGGGACGGCCATCGATTACTCGGGGCCGAGCGGCCAGGTGAACTACGACGATAACGGCGATGTCGCCAGTGACATGGTTATCGTCCAAGTCGAGGACGGCGAGTTCGTCGATCAGGAAACCATCCCGGCCAGTGACTTGATCTAA
- a CDS encoding hydantoinase/oxoprolinase family protein: MTSSDIRVGVDIGGTFTDLVTITDGTLDVTKTSSTPTAPEDGVTDGLEKTNEKAGLQFGDVDFFAHGTTVATNAVLEEDWAETALVTSDGFRDVLEIGRQARPDIYDFQTEKPPAVVPRNHRYEVPERLDERGDVSIPLDEAAARDVAERLVDADVSSVAVSLLFSYENDSHERRIREILEEEGVDASFSLSSEVLPEIREYERTLTTALNAALKPVIDQYLGNLEAEIADFGIRPELKIMQSNGGIITADIARTRPVNTLLSGPAAGVQGASYVAGLADIENLITMDMGGTSCDVSLVEGGDPMVATDVEVGDYPVNVPMIDIHTVGAGGGSIAWIDDGDALRVGPRSAGAEPGPICYGRGGTSPTITDAQLLLGRLNPDAFLSDELSVDVNRVEEIFKREIADPLGKSIEAAAQGVLDVANASMERALRVVSVERGYDPRDFGLVAFGGAGPLHATTLAAELDIPRVLIPRTAGVLSALGLLISDILYDYSTSRVRNWEAVDPSDLQATFDEFVARGREQLENENLSESQMRFERSVDLRYTGQAFELSVPVPDGKVDSQTKATIRDRFNAKHRQRYGHAYDDEPIELVTLRTRARGVVQTPSLRHDTDTGNVADAIAEERPVHFDGDVYDTRVYRREQLPADAGFTGPAIVEGTESTVVVRPEQSVEVDEYGSLIVEVRS, translated from the coding sequence ATGACTAGCAGCGATATCCGAGTCGGCGTCGATATCGGTGGGACGTTCACGGACCTCGTCACGATCACGGACGGAACGCTCGACGTCACGAAGACGTCTTCGACGCCTACGGCTCCGGAAGACGGCGTCACGGATGGCCTCGAAAAAACGAACGAGAAGGCCGGCCTACAGTTCGGCGATGTCGACTTTTTCGCGCACGGAACAACGGTCGCAACGAACGCGGTGCTTGAAGAAGACTGGGCTGAAACTGCGCTAGTCACGAGTGACGGGTTCCGTGACGTGCTCGAAATCGGGCGGCAGGCGCGCCCCGACATCTATGATTTCCAAACGGAGAAACCGCCGGCTGTCGTCCCGCGGAATCACCGGTACGAAGTTCCGGAACGGTTAGACGAGCGAGGCGACGTTTCGATACCGCTCGACGAAGCGGCCGCTCGTGACGTTGCGGAACGGCTCGTGGATGCGGACGTTTCGAGCGTTGCGGTTAGCCTCCTGTTTTCGTACGAGAACGACTCGCATGAGCGTCGCATCAGAGAGATACTGGAAGAAGAGGGCGTCGACGCGTCGTTCTCGCTGTCGAGTGAGGTGCTGCCCGAGATCCGGGAATACGAGCGGACGCTGACGACGGCGCTCAACGCGGCGCTGAAACCGGTGATAGACCAGTACCTTGGAAACCTCGAAGCCGAGATCGCCGACTTCGGGATCCGTCCCGAGCTTAAGATCATGCAGTCGAACGGCGGTATCATCACCGCTGACATCGCGCGGACGCGACCGGTCAACACGCTGCTTTCGGGCCCGGCGGCCGGTGTACAGGGGGCGAGTTATGTGGCCGGGCTCGCCGATATCGAGAACCTGATCACCATGGACATGGGCGGGACGTCGTGTGACGTGTCACTCGTCGAGGGCGGCGACCCGATGGTCGCCACCGACGTCGAGGTCGGCGACTACCCGGTCAACGTGCCGATGATCGATATTCATACTGTCGGCGCCGGGGGCGGATCGATCGCGTGGATCGACGACGGTGACGCGCTCCGTGTCGGGCCGCGATCCGCGGGCGCCGAACCCGGCCCGATCTGTTACGGTCGCGGCGGCACCAGCCCGACGATCACGGACGCGCAACTCCTCTTGGGACGGTTGAACCCCGATGCGTTCCTCTCAGACGAGTTGTCGGTCGATGTGAATCGCGTCGAGGAGATATTCAAACGGGAGATCGCTGACCCGCTCGGGAAGTCGATCGAGGCCGCCGCGCAGGGCGTACTTGACGTCGCAAACGCGAGCATGGAGCGGGCGTTACGCGTCGTGTCGGTCGAACGCGGGTACGACCCGCGGGACTTCGGTCTCGTCGCGTTCGGGGGGGCCGGACCGCTCCACGCGACGACGCTCGCCGCCGAACTCGATATCCCGCGGGTGCTCATCCCGCGGACCGCCGGTGTCCTCTCCGCGCTCGGGCTACTGATCAGCGACATCCTGTACGACTACAGCACCTCCCGCGTTCGGAACTGGGAGGCCGTGGATCCGAGCGATCTCCAGGCGACCTTCGACGAGTTCGTCGCCCGAGGCCGCGAACAGTTGGAAAACGAGAACCTGTCGGAGTCACAGATGCGGTTCGAACGATCAGTTGACCTGCGGTACACCGGGCAGGCCTTCGAACTGTCCGTCCCCGTTCCGGACGGAAAAGTGGATTCACAGACCAAAGCCACGATCCGAGACCGGTTCAACGCCAAGCATCGACAGCGCTACGGGCACGCCTACGACGACGAACCGATCGAGTTAGTGACGCTCCGAACCCGCGCCCGCGGTGTCGTTCAAACGCCGAGTCTCCGGCACGACACGGACACCGGGAACGTTGCGGACGCCATCGCCGAGGAGCGGCCGGTTCACTTCGACGGCGATGTGTACGACACACGCGTGTACCGGCGAGAGCAGCTACCGGCCGATGCCGGTTTCACCGGACCGGCGATCGTGGAGGGCACAGAGAGCACGGTCGTCGTCCGTCCGGAGCAATCCGTCGAGGTAGACGAGTACGGCAGCCTCATCGTGGAGGTCCGATCATGA
- a CDS encoding hydantoinase B/oxoprolinase family protein, with protein MSDTQNIDPVTLEVTRNAAAAVCEEMNANLIRTGYSPNIKERRDCSCALFDADAEMIAQAENMPVHLGSMPFSVRAAIDRFPRESLHPGDAILLNDPFYGGAHLPDLTLVTPAYHDGELIAFTANRAHHADVGGSHAGSVSADSTEIYQEGLRIPPVKLFERGDPNDAVFDMILSNVRTPDERRGDLRAQEAANETGRRRFGELADRYGADKLGVALEEIKNYSERRMRSEIDSLPDGRYSFADVLDDDGAGNVDLPIEVTLTIDGEEILVDFTGTADQTAGPVNAVFAVTASATYYAVRCVTDPDIPPNHGCYQPITIEAPEKSIVNPDPPAAVVGGNLETSQRVTDVVLGAFAEVVPESVVAGSQGTMNNVTFGGEDPRSDEPYAFYETQGGGFGGRAGKDGLDGVHVHMSNTMNTPAEVLETAYPLRVARYELREDSGGAGEFRGGLGLRRDITVRDHTATFSLLADRQTHRPYGLLGGTDGESGSAVRIDPDGGTERLPQKSTHTLRPETTVSIRTPGAGGYGDPTDRSKTAIERDLRTEKLSTERARDAYGDAVIDEITESDTDSLRNDRQPDE; from the coding sequence ATGAGTGACACCCAAAATATCGATCCCGTAACGCTCGAAGTGACGCGGAACGCGGCCGCGGCGGTCTGCGAGGAAATGAACGCGAACCTGATTCGAACAGGGTACTCGCCGAATATCAAGGAACGGCGCGACTGCTCGTGCGCCCTGTTCGACGCGGACGCCGAAATGATCGCGCAGGCGGAGAACATGCCCGTCCACCTCGGTTCGATGCCGTTCTCGGTTCGGGCCGCAATCGACCGGTTCCCCCGCGAGTCGCTACACCCCGGTGACGCGATACTGCTTAACGACCCGTTTTACGGCGGGGCGCATCTCCCGGACCTCACCCTCGTCACGCCGGCGTATCACGACGGCGAGCTCATCGCGTTCACCGCGAACCGGGCGCACCACGCGGATGTCGGCGGGTCACACGCAGGGAGCGTGTCCGCGGATTCGACCGAGATCTACCAGGAAGGGCTCAGGATCCCGCCGGTGAAGCTCTTCGAAAGAGGTGACCCGAACGACGCCGTCTTCGACATGATCCTCTCGAACGTCCGAACGCCTGACGAACGCCGCGGCGATCTCCGAGCGCAGGAAGCCGCGAACGAGACCGGCCGGCGCCGATTCGGCGAACTCGCCGACCGGTACGGGGCCGACAAGCTAGGCGTCGCGTTGGAGGAAATCAAGAATTACTCCGAACGCCGCATGCGGTCAGAGATCGATTCGCTGCCGGACGGCCGGTACTCCTTCGCAGACGTGCTTGACGACGACGGCGCCGGAAACGTTGATCTCCCCATCGAAGTCACGCTGACGATCGACGGCGAGGAGATACTCGTCGATTTCACCGGCACCGCGGATCAGACCGCTGGCCCGGTGAACGCAGTGTTCGCCGTGACCGCGTCGGCGACGTACTACGCGGTTCGCTGCGTGACCGACCCAGATATTCCCCCAAACCATGGGTGTTACCAGCCGATCACGATCGAAGCCCCCGAAAAGAGTATCGTGAATCCGGACCCGCCCGCGGCCGTCGTCGGCGGAAATCTGGAGACGTCACAACGCGTGACGGACGTCGTGTTAGGCGCGTTCGCCGAAGTCGTCCCCGAGAGCGTCGTCGCGGGCTCTCAAGGCACGATGAACAACGTCACGTTCGGCGGGGAAGATCCCCGGTCGGACGAACCGTACGCGTTCTACGAGACGCAAGGCGGCGGGTTCGGTGGGCGCGCCGGGAAAGACGGGTTAGACGGCGTACACGTCCACATGTCGAACACGATGAACACGCCGGCAGAGGTGCTCGAAACCGCCTACCCGCTCCGCGTCGCCCGGTACGAACTCCGCGAGGACTCGGGCGGTGCGGGCGAGTTCCGCGGCGGACTCGGGCTGCGTCGTGACATCACCGTCAGGGACCACACGGCGACGTTCAGCCTCCTCGCCGACCGGCAAACCCACCGTCCGTACGGACTGTTGGGCGGCACCGACGGGGAATCCGGAAGCGCCGTTCGCATCGACCCCGACGGCGGTACCGAGCGGCTGCCGCAGAAATCCACCCACACGCTCCGTCCGGAAACGACGGTGAGTATCCGGACGCCCGGAGCCGGCGGGTACGGCGATCCGACCGACCGGTCGAAGACCGCGATCGAACGGGACCTTCGCACGGAGAAACTCTCGACCGAACGGGCCCGAGACGCGTACGGTGACGCAGTGATTGACGAAATCACAGAGTCGGACACTGACTCTCTGCGAAACGATAGACAACCCGATGAATGA
- a CDS encoding nitrate/nitrite transporter, which yields MTHTDPPLGLRVAPHLAVVSMGYVMFGYAGVPDFYLNQYDIGYASFGLVLSATLLPFVLVQWPASRLVERTTTTRLLIVATGVQAALALTVDFAPTFPAVLGLRFLWGTAAGLVLSVGATHVARLYSGDSASRQQGVYGGMLTLGGAFGFLITPRLVAATNGIGIHALGTLIAIPAVGILYLNRTDRLTGPSETTSDAADASVLTNPVVILASVCYVAAIGSYLTLSTFITSYFEGLGILGPLNALVLGVATLGRAAGGSAVVGFSVTDPKLIAGASAVAVLGFGTLSAAPTGPLRVGLPLLVMLAVSLPFGAIYNVAADATAAKGSALAMVIAIGNLVALVLPVVTGSIRDATGGYEGAFMLLVGLNTLAIGSAVIITRTHQ from the coding sequence ATGACTCACACCGACCCCCCGCTCGGCCTGCGAGTCGCACCTCACCTCGCTGTTGTGAGCATGGGATACGTGATGTTCGGGTACGCCGGCGTCCCGGACTTCTACCTGAATCAGTACGACATCGGCTACGCGTCGTTCGGCCTCGTGCTCTCTGCGACGCTGCTTCCGTTCGTCTTGGTGCAGTGGCCGGCGAGCAGACTCGTAGAGCGGACGACGACGACCCGACTGTTAATCGTCGCAACGGGCGTCCAAGCGGCGCTCGCGTTGACCGTGGACTTCGCTCCGACGTTTCCCGCGGTACTCGGCCTCCGGTTTCTGTGGGGAACCGCCGCCGGACTGGTTCTCAGTGTCGGTGCCACGCACGTCGCTCGCCTCTACAGCGGGGATTCTGCGAGCCGACAACAGGGCGTATACGGCGGAATGCTGACGCTCGGCGGGGCGTTCGGCTTCCTCATCACGCCGCGACTCGTGGCAGCGACGAACGGGATCGGTATCCACGCGCTCGGCACGCTCATTGCGATCCCCGCCGTCGGGATCTTGTATCTCAATCGGACCGACCGACTGACCGGCCCGTCAGAAACGACCTCCGACGCCGCCGACGCGTCGGTACTGACGAACCCGGTCGTGATTCTCGCGTCGGTCTGCTACGTCGCCGCCATCGGGTCGTACCTGACGCTCTCGACGTTCATCACCTCGTACTTCGAGGGCCTCGGAATCCTCGGTCCGCTGAACGCACTTGTTCTCGGGGTCGCAACCCTCGGCCGAGCGGCCGGCGGGAGCGCGGTCGTCGGCTTCTCAGTGACCGACCCGAAACTGATCGCGGGAGCGTCGGCAGTCGCCGTCCTCGGGTTCGGCACGCTCTCCGCAGCGCCTACAGGCCCGCTCCGAGTCGGACTGCCGCTCCTCGTCATGCTCGCCGTCTCTCTCCCCTTCGGCGCGATATACAACGTCGCAGCGGACGCGACTGCCGCGAAAGGCAGCGCGCTGGCGATGGTCATTGCGATCGGCAACCTCGTCGCGCTCGTGTTGCCGGTCGTCACCGGCTCCATCCGAGACGCCACGGGCGGCTACGAGGGCGCGTTTATGTTACTGGTCGGACTGAATACGCTTGCGATCGGTTCAGCGGTCATCATCACACGAACACACCAATGA
- a CDS encoding branched-chain amino acid ABC transporter permease has protein sequence MVSAGLLDATVQGLITGAIIAGGALGLSLIYDIAEVPNFAHGDMITIGAYLALVFNNPGEIPFLPDFGSVPFVLAAVIGVALAGVLGAVYELAIFRKFRDNDADLITMVIVSLGLALVLRNAVLFLVGSKNIQYQTPRVITTNFDFLVTQGGLTVITSQRQAGELVTTGEWGYPWWLVVAGGLAAVVVGYAIFALYRQEEDFTTVYLVPPKILGTAGSVATVLLLGVFARLGPQGTDYVFGTQIGLNVKHITILAVVIAAMFVLNVILKTTKLGRAMRATADNMDLAEVRGVDADRVQLVVWVVAAMLAALAGILIGWFATNLTPNMGFALLLPIFAAVILGGISSPYGAVAGAMIIGLSMDVGVYLIPGSSTYRVAIAFVILIGVLLVKPEGIWGDV, from the coding sequence ATGGTTAGTGCGGGCCTGCTAGACGCGACAGTCCAAGGGCTGATCACCGGTGCCATCATTGCCGGCGGGGCACTAGGGCTCTCGCTCATTTACGACATCGCGGAGGTCCCGAACTTCGCACACGGAGACATGATCACGATCGGCGCGTACCTCGCGCTCGTCTTCAACAACCCGGGTGAGATACCGTTTCTCCCGGACTTCGGGTCCGTGCCGTTCGTGCTCGCAGCGGTCATCGGGGTCGCACTGGCCGGCGTCCTCGGCGCGGTGTACGAACTCGCCATCTTCCGGAAGTTCCGCGACAACGACGCGGACCTGATCACCATGGTGATCGTGTCGCTCGGGCTCGCGCTCGTGTTACGGAACGCCGTGTTGTTCCTCGTCGGATCGAAGAACATCCAGTACCAAACACCGCGTGTCATCACCACGAACTTCGATTTCCTCGTCACGCAGGGCGGCCTCACCGTTATCACGAGCCAACGACAGGCCGGTGAACTCGTCACGACCGGCGAGTGGGGGTATCCGTGGTGGCTCGTCGTCGCCGGGGGCCTCGCCGCCGTCGTGGTCGGGTACGCGATCTTCGCGCTCTACCGCCAAGAGGAAGATTTCACGACGGTCTACCTCGTCCCGCCGAAAATCCTGGGTACTGCCGGGAGCGTCGCTACCGTCCTCCTCCTCGGGGTGTTCGCCCGGCTCGGTCCACAAGGGACCGACTACGTCTTCGGCACGCAAATCGGCCTGAACGTCAAGCACATCACGATACTCGCGGTGGTCATCGCGGCGATGTTCGTCCTGAACGTGATCCTAAAAACCACCAAACTGGGGCGCGCGATGCGAGCGACCGCGGACAACATGGACCTCGCGGAAGTGCGCGGCGTCGACGCCGACAGAGTTCAGCTCGTCGTGTGGGTCGTCGCCGCGATGCTCGCCGCGCTCGCCGGGATCCTCATTGGGTGGTTCGCAACGAACCTCACGCCGAACATGGGATTCGCGTTGTTGCTACCCATTTTTGCGGCCGTGATTCTCGGCGGGATCTCCTCGCCGTACGGGGCCGTCGCGGGCGCGATGATCATCGGGCTGAGCATGGACGTCGGCGTGTACCTGATACCCGGCTCGTCGACGTACAGGGTGGC